CGAATATACCCAGCCCGGTCATTTGCGAAGCCCATTCCCACCCCATCATATTGTTAAGCCGATCAGCTTCCGCCATTAGTGAGGTCAGATTACTGACATACCGGATATAGGAATCATCAGGATAAAGAGCCGACTGTTCAGATAAATAACGATTCAGATCATTCAAAGAAATTTTCGATTTATGTTTTCCGGCTTCTTTAACGAGGCGCTCAATTTTAAAATGTAAATCAGTTTTAGGATCTTCGTAAGGAATAAGCGAAAGAGACAGGACGCGGATGGAATCTTTCCCGCCTTTAAGGTTAAGTACAAATTCATTTCCGTCGATTTCGATAAGCGAGTGATATACTCTGTAAAGATTCATATACTCGGATTCACCGAGTTCGCCGGCTTTAACACGGAACCAGTTTATCTCCCTATCCCTACTGTTGATCTTCAACCGTGCTGAATTGGTATAATCATTTCCAGCTTCCATCCAGAAAGTAAGCCACCATTTGCCGGATTTGATGTTAGTCTTAAATTCAATCTCTTTTCCTGTAACTCCATCTGTTGTCAATTTATTTCTTAAAGTAGTTCCATTCATTTTAGTTTTTTCGAACGAATGAACAGGAGGAAGAGTCCAACCGAAGCCGTCCTCAGAATTGAAAAGTCTTTTTTCATCAATCGATATTGCAAGCGGATCCAGTTTCGAATTAACCGGGCCGAAATCGAACAATAACGCTCTGCTGCGTGTATTTGTACCCTGTGCAAAAACCAGAACTGAAGCGAAGAATAGAATAACAGACTTTTGAATTATTGATTTTATTTTTTTCATAGTAATCCGGAGGAATCGTTATCGAGATAGAGAATTGCATTATTATGAGTCCGTAAAATCGAAGCCGGGCATTTAGTTGATATTTCACCCGTTAAAGTGTTTTTAACAGCCTCGGCTTTCCGATAACCCGGAACGATAACGGAGAGATGGTTGCCGGACAACAGAGCCGGAACAGTAAGAGATATAGCAATTTTAGGTACTTCATCAAATCCGCTGAAGCAGCCGTCGTTAACCTGCTGCTGACGGCATTCGTTATCAAGCTCTACAACTTTAACTAATTTAGAATCATTGAAATCGGCTACCGGAGGATCATTAAATGCTATGTGGCCATTCTCGCCGATACCCATGCAAACAATGTCGATTACATCCTCTCTTAAAAGTTTTTCATACCGTTCGCACTCTTTCCAAATATCCGGAGCAGACGAATCGATGATATTAACGTTTCTGAATTTAACCTTCGAGAAAATATTATCGTACAAATACCTGCTGAACAATTTGTCGGAACCATGTCCCAACCCGACGTATTCATCCATATGAAACGCTGTTATTTTAGACCAGTCGATATTCCTGAAAGCAATCAGTTCTCTAAGAAATTCGTTTTGAGATGGAGCTGCCGCAAACACAATTCTGATATTTTCTTTTACCTGGAGTAAGGAGTTGATAAGTCCGCTCAGGTTCTCAGCAGCCAGCGAACCGAGTTCATTCCTATCCTCGGTGATAATTACATTTAACCTGTCGACTAAAAAGTTTTTCATTAAAAATCCCGCAGTTATGTAAGTATTATTTATTTCGCAAATAGATTTCCATTTCAACCGCAGCAGTTATAACCGCGCCCAAACCTCTCGGGTCGTTATCGAACCGTTCTCTATTAAAGTAGAAATCGAGGTCGTTGCCAATTCCCGTTCCTCTTGTAATATCTTTGACAACACCGTCGCTGGTTATATTTTTTTTAAGTGCATTCCACGCAAGCAGTAAATTTTTTTCATACGATTTGCTTACCCATCCGTTTTTAATTCCCCTTGCCAGACCGATTATAAACATTGCGGTGCATGAGGTCTCTTCAAACGAATCATTCCGATCAAGTACCTGGTGCCACATACCCGACTGATCCTGATGCTTTATGAGTCCGGAGATATGTTCTTTAAATATTTTTTTGATTTTGTTAAAGTCCTTATGATTGCCGGGAATATTCATCAGAGCATCTGAAGAAGCCCAGATAATCCAGCCGTTAGCACGTCCCCAGAAAGCGACAGATTTTTCATTCGCAAAATCGAACCAGGCATGTTTGTATAATTTTTTCTCTTTATCGAAAAGATATTTATTGAAATTAATAATCTGTACGGATGCATCATTCAGATAATCCGGATTGTTATAGAGCTTTGATGCACGGAGAAGATATGGAACGGACATAAAGAGGTCGTCTGCCCATACGGTCATTTCCCGCGGTTCCGGCCTGCAGAGAGTTCCATCGCTTAAGCGCGATTGTCCATTGGAGACATAATCAAGAACAGGTTTAATTACAATTTCATGTTTCGGGTCGGGTTTATCGAGCATCTGCTGGATGTACGGGAGCGCAGGTGCCGATGCGTCGTCCAGCATTCCTATTCTGAATAACCGGTGATTCGAGGAACGGAATCCGTCCATTTCAAAATATTGTTTTTGAAATAGATCAAAGTTTGCATATGTAAAGTCAGTAACCTTTTCAACATAATCGGAATATTTTTTTTCACCGGATATTTTCGCCAGATGCTGAAATCCGAATAGAACAGTGCCTGTCGGGTACATCCATTCAACAAAAGATTCACGTTTGTAGACCGCGTCATCTTTTATAACAAGCTCAAGGAGAAGATTCTGTTTTTCCATTTGCCATGTTAAATAATCACTACCCCATTTATAATAGGAATGAATTCCTTTCTCAGGTGGAAATACTTCCTCTAATGGATTCGATTCATTTACTGCAAATCCTCCTATATAAAACCATTTTCCCGGCAGGTTATTAAATGGGGATGTGAATCCGGATTTTAACGGCGCCTCCGGTTCAGAGATTTCCCTTAAATATATTTTATTATTTCCGGAAAGAGTTTTTACCAAGATCTTATTCAGTCCGGCATTTAATTCCACTTCAATTGTATCCTGAAACTTGAATATTCCGTATGCAATTTCTTTGAAACTGAATTTTGTATCTGAACCGTTTTCGAATACTAGTTTATCATTTATCCAGATTTTAGCAGGAGAACTGAAACTCAGGCCGTATTTTAATTTTACATTTTCCTTTACATCAATTGAGGATAGAGCATAACCAGCACCTTTGTTTATTTTCCCGGGTATGTTGTTAAAATCGATTACCTGGATATCAAGCTGGGGTGACTGAACAACCGGTTTCAATTCGAAAACAGTATCATTGATTACACGGTCGGCAATAGCACGGGCTATCTGAAGCGGAGTACGCTTATCCTCTTCCGAACTGAATCCCGAAAAAATCAGAAGAAGTACAAATAAAAGAGTCTTTAATTTCATAATTAATTATCCGTAACAATTCGATATCTGTTTTTACTGTTTCTTACTGATGATTCCGGAAGACGGAATGTAAACCGCCAGTCACCAGACGTCTGGGATATTTTAAGCATCAGATTATTCTTCCCTTTCTTTAACGGAAGCATGAAAGGATCCTCTTTGCCCGGAATAGCCGGATCTTCTGCACCTTTAAATACGGAACTTCCGTTAATTATAACTTCAACTTCGTCGTCACCGCTTACGAGAGCATTGACGGACTGATCCTCTTCCGAGAAGATATTTGCAAAAGCATAGAGAACCGAATTCTGATTATTATCCGGAAAAATTTCGGCCAGTTTGACTGTATCAGGATAATCAGTAACCACTCTGCGCCATCTGTATTTTGCCGAATCGAAAAAGAATTCTTCTGCAACTTTCGGTTCAGCATTCAATTCACCTCCCATTTCAATCAGATAATCCACCGCAGAGATTTTAGAATTATCCTTATTGATAATAGGGTTTACCATCAACCATTCACGAAAATATTTACCCGGCAGCTTAGTAATTGAAAGCCGAGTTGATTCAGCCGAAGGGAGAGGAAGCGAGCTGTCAATATTTTTAAGCGCAGCTTTAAGCCGGCTTTTTATATCGTTATAATCATCGACCTTTTTCTGATAGCGGCTTGAAATCCGGTCGAGCGCATAAGTATGATTCTCCTGCAACCAGAGAATTTCAAAATCCGCTTTTACTCCATTTATCTGCCGGATTAATCTTTCAATATTATTCAATGATTGAAGAATCAAGTTTCGAGCGGCAGATCTGTTTTTATTCTGAATATTAAGAGCTTCTTTATAAGATTCCGCCGATTGAATTAGAATCATCCTTTCATTAACAAGTACGCGGTAAAGATCAATTATGAACTGAATAAAATTCCTCTCTTCCATATGGAAAACAAATTGAGAATTAATCAGTTCTTTCTCTGCGTCTGATATAATTCCACTGACTTCATCCCAATCAACAAGCGAAATTTTTGTACTCCTGCCGGAATCCGGAACTAATTTGCTGAACAGGATTTTGTCATTCATACCATCTGTCGATTCGAGTGGAATCAGTTCATTCAGTTTCCATATTGAAGAAGTAAGAGAATTGTTAGAGCCGGCATAGATCGCTCTGTTAAACCGGGAATCAAAATCGCGGTCATCTGAATTATGGTTCCAGCATTTTTCTGCACCATAGGCAACACCGAGCCAATCATTATTAAAGAGAGCAGTACCGCCGTCATCCCAGACACAGACTAGTACACCGAATGCGCCGGCCTCTTTTCCTTCCGAAATAAATTTCTTAATGTTATTAAAAGCTTTATGAAAATCGGGGAAAATTTTATTCGAATTAAGAACGCCGGGAGAGATCATAAAATCGCGACCCGCACCTCTGAACGGTTTCAGGAATCTTTCGAAGTTTTCATTGTCGTCATAATTCCAGGTACCTACAATCATATCTTCCGGTAATCTCGGGATTATGCCGGGATAATCGAGTATAATATCTCCCCAGATAAGGGCTCTTACACCGTTAGCTTTAACATATTTATTGAGTCTGGTTACATGCTGAATATAAGCGCCGTCGTAGCCAATAGAATCGACCAGCCGTTTTGATTCGGCTTTACCGAGGTCGAAAGTTTCATCGCAGTTAATATTGAAGAATGGAGCGTCGAATGCAGGAATCATTTCATCGTAGATATCCTTGAGGAACTGATAGCTTTCCTCTTTAACCGGCGATATCAATGTTCCGCTTTCGCCGAGATGAGCATAATCCGGATTACTGAGAATACTCTGGAAATGACCGAATGATTGGAAACTCCCCATAACAGTAATAAAATATTTTTTAGCATAATCGGAGATCTCTTTCCATTCCTCAATAGTATACGACCCGTCATCGGGAGCGATTGCAGGATGTTTTTTAGTTTTGACCACGTGTTCAACGTAGTGAGAAAACAGATTCACTTTTAATTCGGCCAGGCGCCGTATCTGGTATTTTACAAAGTCGAGGGTTGGAATCGGTCCGCGGCTGATGTCGTCCATCACGCCCCGGAACTCGAAAGAAGGATAATCCTTTATATAAACATTTGGAATTGTGCCGGTTCCAACCGAACCTTTTATAAGTTGTTTAAGTGACTGCAGACCGTAAAACACCCCTTTAACAGAATTAGCAGAAATAAAAATCCTGTTTTTCTCTATCAGAAGTAAATAGCCCTCATTTCCAATTTCTTTTCCGGGAATTAGTTTAAGAGTCTCGCACAGTTTTTTAAAATTTCTATTCTTTGACGGAATACCGATTAAAAGTTCTGATCCGGAATTCCGGCCGATAAATTTTTTATTGTATAAATGTGAAAAGACCGAATCAATATCATTCAGAACAATATTGAGGGATTCATTTTCATCCATAAAATTTCTGACGATTGTTCCAGCGGATAACTCAAAATATCCGTCAAAAATCCGGTACTCTTTAGGAAGCGGAATTATAGATAGAACTTTTTCCTGAGCTTTTGCAATTGGTGACAATACCGACATGATAACAAGAGCTGTAAATAACCGTATTAATTTTTCTTTAACCATTTTTCCTCTAAGTATTTAGCTGCTGAAAGATATGCTACGTTCAGTTTTTTAACACCCGACTCTTCGCCTCCTATATCGATTCCGAAGTGACCGTCAAAACCATTATTATTTATCACCTCAAAAAATTTCTGCCAGTTTATAAGTCCCGCTCCAATTTCGAGATGTTCAACTTTACATCCCCTGTTGTCAGAAATATGGATATAACTCACAAAGTCTTTCACTTTCATAAAGGAAAGAACCAGATTCTCCTTGGTTGCAAAAAGATTTGCAGTATCAAAATTGAATTTGAGATTATCTTTTTTAACATCTCTTGCAAGACAGAGGAACCCATCGGTGGAGGAAGAGATTACACCGACAGCCGGATGTACCTGGTATTCAAGTTTATAACCGGCAGCAATATCGCATAAAGTTTTATATGTATCTACGAGTTGATCCCAGAATTTATTCCACGAGAAGTTATCGGGCAAATAAGCAAATCTGAGAGAATCCTCATCATAATGTCTTACAACCGGAATTTCCTTAGGGAATTGATACGGGGGCAGAGGTCCGTTGTCTAGTATTCCTTTAGAACCTAATACGGAAGCAACCTGACATCCCTTATCGAAGAGTTCGAGATTTGCCTCCCTTTCCTTCTTATCCATAGATGACAAACCGGGAAGAACCGCACAGAAATAGGGGATAGAAATATTGTGCTCGTCGATCATTTTTTTTATGTCGAAACGCATTTCGAATACTTTTGTTAAATGAGTTTCTCTAATTCCTTCGATCTCGACCGACGAGAATCCGAGCGAATGCATCTCGCTTATATAATCGATTGTATTTTCGGCATTGGGAGGATAGCCGTATTTTGTAATCGGAAGCAAATAACAGCAAACTATTCTGGAATCAACCATTTCAATTCCACCTCTTAAAATAAATCAACAAGTGCGACAGATCCAATTCCCGACATAATGAGCGAGAAGATGAAGATAATTGAAAGGATTATATTCATTCCTCTTGATGCTTTATACTCACCCATCAATGAAGGTTTGTTAATTAATATCATCATTAGGATAATAACTACAGGTGTTACTACAAGTGTAAATGCCTGGGAAGCGATCATAACAAGAACCGGTCTTCCGCCGAATATTGGTACAACGAGTCCAAGAGAAGCATAGAAGATTACAATTCCCCTGCTGCGCCATTTTTTGAAATCGAGCTTTTCATGATTGTAGTCGGAAAGAAGTAGAGGAACAAGCATATAATGGGGATAGAGTGATGATAATCCCGCACAAACAATTCCCGCAACAAAAATCGATATTGCAAATCTTCCTGCAAGAGGTTCGAGCAGACGGATCATATCGATAGCATTTTCGATATGAAGGCCTTTCGGGAAAAGAGTTCCGGCAGCACTCGCCATAACAGCAATGCTCAGTAGAAACATTAATGCGGAAGAAATAAAAGCATCTCTCTTTTCAAACTTCAGATCATCGAGTTTCCAGTCCTTTTGTTTTACAGTTACAGAGCGAACCACATACAATACACCGCCCATCGTAGTACCGATCATACCGGTAACAATCAACGCAGCATTTGAATCCGACGGGATGTTCGGGATAAGTCCTTCTATAACTGCGCCGGCATCGGGAATAACCATAAAGGAAGTGAGAATAAAACTTAAACCCATGAGCGTGACAAAAACAGTTAGAATCTTTTCAATCAGACTGTACCTGCCGTTCAATAATGTAAAAACCATAACAGCAGCCAGGATTAAGGCCAGTATTACAGTATTAAAACCCTCGCCCGATTCAGTGAGCGGTATAGACCATTCCCTGATAACATCAGTAACAATAGCCATAACTCCGATGCTGGAAACCATTTCTGTAAAGATTATTGTTGCCAGGACAAAAATTGTAATCCCCTTACCGAAATGTTCCTTATAACTTTCGAGTGCGGTTTTTCCGGTTACGACAGTAAACCTGCCGAAGGCGACGACAAGAAAATATGTGAAGATACAGGATAGAAGTACAGCCCAAGTAAGCATCATTCCATGAGACGCGCCGGCAGATGCCATAGTAGTAACGCTTCCGGTTCCGATATTATAACCGACAAGGAATAAGCCGGGACCGATAGACGACATAAATATTAAAAGTTTGTTTTTCATTTTTTTATCTGGTTAGTTCAAAGGAATCGAATAATCGACCGTCGACAGTATAAGAATTGTATACGAGTTTATTTTCTTTAACATCAACTACCTGGTATAATTGAATATTATTGGCAGTCTTGACCATAATGCTGTCGTATTTATTACCAAGATCATACGCTTTAGGACCACTAACAGAAACAATGTACACGGTACCTTGGGCGTCATCACTTACAATTTTGCCTTCAAATATTTTTTTTGAACGGGCATACGTATGATCATGCCCGGTAAGAACCAGATCAACTCCATATTTATCAAATAAGGGCTGGAATGCATCTCTGGTTATTCTGCTGTCCCTATCACTTCCGGAAGAATAGACCGGATGATGGAAGCAGACAATTGTCCAGTTCGCTACTGTATTTTGAAGAACCTGTTCAAGCCAGACTGCCTGTTCTTTAACTCGTGATTGGGAATTAATAATAATAAACCTGGTTCCCTGGTAATCGAGATAATAATTAGTTTCTTTCAATTCACTCAGACCGTTTTGAGGAAGAGTAAAATGAGATGTCCATGTTGAACCTATATCATTAGTACGTCTTGATTTCCCGTCGACCATTATTCTTTGATGATCGTGGTTACCTGGTGCCGCGATTATTGGTGTTACTCTCGGGATAAATCCGGCGGCATAAAAGAATTCGCCCCACAAATGATCGAACGGATCTGTAACAAGGTCTCCGCCGATAAGCCAGAAACTGGCATTCGGTGCTTTCCTGAAAGTTTCCCTGAATAATCTTGAACAATGCTCTTTTAAATCGTTTTGAGGATCGCCGAGATAGACAAAGCTGAAATCTTTTGTCTCATTTGAGGCGGTTGTAAATTGATTCCATTCGCTCCAGACTGAATCGGAGCCGACTCTATAAACATATTTTGTTTCAGGGTCGAGGTTTTTGATAACTGCCGAATAATGATAAACCACTTCGCTGCGGTCAGAAACAAATTTTTCTTTTTGTGCGCTATGGGAACTTGCGGATTTAACGAATTCAGTCCATTGGGTAGCCCGGGATATTTCAACTTTCGGATCAGACGATTCTTTAACAGTTCTCCATGTAACCGCAATTTCTGATGCGGGATTTTCAGTAAGATTTAAAATTATTCTATCGGGAATGGTTTCCGGATCCTGCGACTGCCCGTAAAGAAGAGCCCCAATAA
This Melioribacteraceae bacterium DNA region includes the following protein-coding sequences:
- a CDS encoding glucosamine-6-phosphate deaminase, which codes for MKNFLVDRLNVIITEDRNELGSLAAENLSGLINSLLQVKENIRIVFAAAPSQNEFLRELIAFRNIDWSKITAFHMDEYVGLGHGSDKLFSRYLYDNIFSKVKFRNVNIIDSSAPDIWKECERYEKLLREDVIDIVCMGIGENGHIAFNDPPVADFNDSKLVKVVELDNECRQQQVNDGCFSGFDEVPKIAISLTVPALLSGNHLSVIVPGYRKAEAVKNTLTGEISTKCPASILRTHNNAILYLDNDSSGLL
- a CDS encoding glycoside hydrolase family 88 protein, translating into MKLKTLLFVLLLIFSGFSSEEDKRTPLQIARAIADRVINDTVFELKPVVQSPQLDIQVIDFNNIPGKINKGAGYALSSIDVKENVKLKYGLSFSSPAKIWINDKLVFENGSDTKFSFKEIAYGIFKFQDTIEVELNAGLNKILVKTLSGNNKIYLREISEPEAPLKSGFTSPFNNLPGKWFYIGGFAVNESNPLEEVFPPEKGIHSYYKWGSDYLTWQMEKQNLLLELVIKDDAVYKRESFVEWMYPTGTVLFGFQHLAKISGEKKYSDYVEKVTDFTYANFDLFQKQYFEMDGFRSSNHRLFRIGMLDDASAPALPYIQQMLDKPDPKHEIVIKPVLDYVSNGQSRLSDGTLCRPEPREMTVWADDLFMSVPYLLRASKLYNNPDYLNDASVQIINFNKYLFDKEKKLYKHAWFDFANEKSVAFWGRANGWIIWASSDALMNIPGNHKDFNKIKKIFKEHISGLIKHQDQSGMWHQVLDRNDSFEETSCTAMFIIGLARGIKNGWVSKSYEKNLLLAWNALKKNITSDGVVKDITRGTGIGNDLDFYFNRERFDNDPRGLGAVITAAVEMEIYLRNK
- a CDS encoding family 20 glycosylhydrolase, whose translation is MVKEKLIRLFTALVIMSVLSPIAKAQEKVLSIIPLPKEYRIFDGYFELSAGTIVRNFMDENESLNIVLNDIDSVFSHLYNKKFIGRNSGSELLIGIPSKNRNFKKLCETLKLIPGKEIGNEGYLLLIEKNRIFISANSVKGVFYGLQSLKQLIKGSVGTGTIPNVYIKDYPSFEFRGVMDDISRGPIPTLDFVKYQIRRLAELKVNLFSHYVEHVVKTKKHPAIAPDDGSYTIEEWKEISDYAKKYFITVMGSFQSFGHFQSILSNPDYAHLGESGTLISPVKEESYQFLKDIYDEMIPAFDAPFFNINCDETFDLGKAESKRLVDSIGYDGAYIQHVTRLNKYVKANGVRALIWGDIILDYPGIIPRLPEDMIVGTWNYDDNENFERFLKPFRGAGRDFMISPGVLNSNKIFPDFHKAFNNIKKFISEGKEAGAFGVLVCVWDDGGTALFNNDWLGVAYGAEKCWNHNSDDRDFDSRFNRAIYAGSNNSLTSSIWKLNELIPLESTDGMNDKILFSKLVPDSGRSTKISLVDWDEVSGIISDAEKELINSQFVFHMEERNFIQFIIDLYRVLVNERMILIQSAESYKEALNIQNKNRSAARNLILQSLNNIERLIRQINGVKADFEILWLQENHTYALDRISSRYQKKVDDYNDIKSRLKAALKNIDSSLPLPSAESTRLSITKLPGKYFREWLMVNPIINKDNSKISAVDYLIEMGGELNAEPKVAEEFFFDSAKYRWRRVVTDYPDTVKLAEIFPDNNQNSVLYAFANIFSEEDQSVNALVSGDDEVEVIINGSSVFKGAEDPAIPGKEDPFMLPLKKGKNNLMLKISQTSGDWRFTFRLPESSVRNSKNRYRIVTDN
- a CDS encoding sugar phosphate isomerase/epimerase family protein gives rise to the protein MVDSRIVCCYLLPITKYGYPPNAENTIDYISEMHSLGFSSVEIEGIRETHLTKVFEMRFDIKKMIDEHNISIPYFCAVLPGLSSMDKKEREANLELFDKGCQVASVLGSKGILDNGPLPPYQFPKEIPVVRHYDEDSLRFAYLPDNFSWNKFWDQLVDTYKTLCDIAAGYKLEYQVHPAVGVISSSTDGFLCLARDVKKDNLKFNFDTANLFATKENLVLSFMKVKDFVSYIHISDNRGCKVEHLEIGAGLINWQKFFEVINNNGFDGHFGIDIGGEESGVKKLNVAYLSAAKYLEEKWLKKN
- a CDS encoding Nramp family divalent metal transporter; translated protein: MKNKLLIFMSSIGPGLFLVGYNIGTGSVTTMASAGASHGMMLTWAVLLSCIFTYFLVVAFGRFTVVTGKTALESYKEHFGKGITIFVLATIIFTEMVSSIGVMAIVTDVIREWSIPLTESGEGFNTVILALILAAVMVFTLLNGRYSLIEKILTVFVTLMGLSFILTSFMVIPDAGAVIEGLIPNIPSDSNAALIVTGMIGTTMGGVLYVVRSVTVKQKDWKLDDLKFEKRDAFISSALMFLLSIAVMASAAGTLFPKGLHIENAIDMIRLLEPLAGRFAISIFVAGIVCAGLSSLYPHYMLVPLLLSDYNHEKLDFKKWRSRGIVIFYASLGLVVPIFGGRPVLVMIASQAFTLVVTPVVIILMMILINKPSLMGEYKASRGMNIILSIIFIFSLIMSGIGSVALVDLF
- a CDS encoding metallophosphoesterase family protein — translated: MNKKLITILLLFIGALLYGQSQDPETIPDRIILNLTENPASEIAVTWRTVKESSDPKVEISRATQWTEFVKSASSHSAQKEKFVSDRSEVVYHYSAVIKNLDPETKYVYRVGSDSVWSEWNQFTTASNETKDFSFVYLGDPQNDLKEHCSRLFRETFRKAPNASFWLIGGDLVTDPFDHLWGEFFYAAGFIPRVTPIIAAPGNHDHQRIMVDGKSRRTNDIGSTWTSHFTLPQNGLSELKETNYYLDYQGTRFIIINSQSRVKEQAVWLEQVLQNTVANWTIVCFHHPVYSSGSDRDSRITRDAFQPLFDKYGVDLVLTGHDHTYARSKKIFEGKIVSDDAQGTVYIVSVSGPKAYDLGNKYDSIMVKTANNIQLYQVVDVKENKLVYNSYTVDGRLFDSFELTR